The window GGGCGATGGTGTGCATGCTGATGCCGCCACAGCGACACTGACTGCGAGCAGGGCAAACCCTCGCGATTGAGGAGTTCCAAAGAGCTTCACAGGGTATCCTTCCTGGGGCTGAGCCGGACTTTGCCTCCAGTTTAGTCAGTGGCCGGGCATAGTATTGCCGATGTGAGGCAGGAAGCATTCGGTGGCGCTCAAAGCGCAGGCAGCAAGCCGCCCCGCAGCGCCGGAGACGCCCTGCGGGAAATGCGGCGAACCAGCATACTTCACGTGGACATGGACGCCTTCTTCGTCTCCGTGGAACTGCGGAGCCGCCCCGAACTTCGAGGCAAGCCGGTCATTGTCGGGTTCCCAGCGGAGCGGTCCGTGGTGCTCTCTGCTTCCTACGAGGCCCGGGCCACAGGCGTGAAATCGGCCATGCCGATGTCCATTGCCATGAGGCGGTGTCCATCGGCGGTGATCATCAACCCCCGGCACAAAGAGTATTACGAGGTCTCAGCCCGGCTCATGGAGATCTTTGCCTCCATTACCGACCTCGTTGAGCCGTTGAGTGTGGACGAGGCCTTCCTGGATGTGAGCGGCGCAATTCGTCGTCTGGGCTCACCAATGGACATCGGCCACCTCATTCGCCGCAGGGTTCAGTCGGAACTTGGCATCACGGCATCCGTGGGTATCGCCAGCACCAAGTTCGTGGCCAAGATCGCATCAACCAGGTGCAAACCTGATGGCATTCTCCAGATCGATGCCGAGGACTCCGTCCCTTACCTCCACAGTCTTCCCGTAGGCGCCTTGTGGGGGGTTGGCGGAAAGACGGCCGAAGTCTTGTCCCGTCTGGGCATTCGTACCGTTGCCGATGTCGCAGCAACCCCGCTGGCATCGCTCAAAAAGGTCCTGGGAGCAAGCGGTGAGCATGTTCACCGCTTGTCCATGGGTATCGACCCGCGGCCCGTAACTCCGGCCAGGCTTGAGAAAAGTATCGGGGCGGAGGAGACGTTCTCCATCGATACAGGGGACCAAGCATTACTGCTCAGGGAATTGCTGCGTCTCTCGCACCGTACCGCCATCCGACTCAGGAGCTCGGGGATGCTGGCCAGGACTGTGGCATTGAAGCTGCGGTACTCGGACTTCTCAACGGTCACACGCAGCCGCACGGTTCAGACCCCCGTGGACAGCGCCCAATTGATCTACCAGGTGGCCGTGCAACTCCTTGAATCCTTGGGCAACCGATCCATGAGTGTCCGGTTGGTGGGGGTGCGGGCCGAACAATTGGAACCTGCCGGCCAGACGTCGCTGCAATTGAGCCTAGATCGGCGGGACGATAACTGGCGGGCGGCCGAACAGGCACTGGACCGTGTCTCCGAGCGATTCGGGTCTAAAACGCTTCTTCCAGCGCGGTTGCTGGAGCCCGGGAAGCCCGCAACGGACACCTGACGCGCGCACGTTTTGCCAGCAGTGTTCAGGGCGTCTTTCAGAACGGCGTCGGACAAACTATCCTATTTATTACAGAGATTTAGATCGTCTGGACAAACTGTTTCCTGAACAGTCGGCCCCGAGATGCCCGCTGAACCAAGAGGGGATTTTTGGGGAACGATTTTCTTGGTCCGATCGTTGTTGGAAACAGACGCACAGGAAGCGTTGTGTCCAGACGCTGGCTGACTAAAGGAGGTCGCGATGCCCCTCTCGGAGCATGAACAGAAGCTGCTTGAGCAACTTGAAAAGCAACTTCATGAGGACGATCCGAAGTTCGCCAACACCATGGGTTCGGATCCCATCCGCAGCTGGTCTACCCGGCATGTGATCATAGGTGTGCTTGGTGCCATTGCCGGCATCCTTCTCCTGCTGGTTGGAGTATCACTGCAGGCGATACCTGTGGGTGTCCTCGGTTTCGTCGTCATGGGTGCTGGCGTCTATTTCGCTACGTTGCGTGGCGCGGCCTTCGGCAAAGCCAATAAGGGGAAACCCGGCAAGAGCAAGCCCAAGAGTTCGTTCATGAGCAGCCTGGAAGAACGCTGGGACGAACGGCGTCGGGACGACCACTGACGGCCCGCTTCGGATCAGTGGCCGGCAGCCCCAGCCTCTCCTGAGTCAACCATGCCCCTGAGGTTCCACGGGACATAACGAAAGACCCGCGCTGCGGGTCTTTTCGCATTTAAAGGCAGGCATCCACCAGCAAGAAGTGCCAGTCCACTTCCCCATCCTGTGGCTCTCCGCCGGGTCCTCCACTTTCCACCCTTTCCTTCGCTTTTCCCCTTTTGCTGTGGACCAGGCCCGATATTGCCGGCGCCGGAGCACGGAATCGGGGACCCTGGCGCGGGCGACCTTGCCCTGCCGCATCGGCTCCTCCATTTTCCGCCACCACCCAAGAACCGCGTGAATTCAGGCCGGATGATTCTCAAAGTGGTGGAGAAACGCCTCCCGGTGCGTTGACTGTGGGGCATTGTGGAGTAAAGTGGAGCACATAAGAGGGTAGTGGCAGTGTTGGGAATGTGCGGGCACCTTGATTGAGGGGCGGTGGGGCCAGTGTTTCTGGGTACTCACTCGCCGCGTCTCGATGAAAAAGGCCGGATCATCCTCCCAGCCAAGTTCCGCGAGGAGCTTGCCGATGGATTGGTTCTCACCAGGGGCCAGGAACGCTGCATCTACGTCTTCAGTCAGAAGGAATTCGAGCGCATTCACGAGTCGATGCGGGAGGCACCACTGTCTTCCAAGCAGGCGCGTGACTACATTCGGGTTTTCCTGTCTGGAGCCTCTGATGAGGTACCTGACAAGCAGGGGCGCGTGACGATTCCGCCGGCGCTCCGGACTTACGCAGGGCTTGGGCGGGAATTGGCGGTTATAGGAGCCGGTACCCGGGCCGAGATCTGGGACGCCGAAGCTTGGAATGAATACCTCAATGAGAAGGAAGCAGCCTTCTCGGAAACGGATGACGACAATCTCCCCGGGTTCATCTGACCCCGGTTGGAGAAGGCCGCGGTCCAGCTTCTTGAATGGGATCTCCAGCCGCCCATCGAACTGTCTTCCTGGCTCAACTTCCCCTGAGCCAGGCGGCGGCCGATAGGCGCGGATGGGGATCCGATTCAAGAATCAGCATGTCAGCGATTGAGGAAAGAGGAGGCAGCGTGGAAGAGCAGGACGCGGCAAAGCCCACATCGGAGCGCCACGTGCCCGTCCTGAAAGACCGCTGCATCAATCTGCTCGCTCCCGGCTTTGAAGCTGCCAGGAAACGCGGCGAAACCCCCGTCGCCATCGATGCCACGTTGGGTATGGGTGGACACTCCGAGGCAATGCTGCAGCGTTTCCCGGATCTTCACCTGGTGGGCATCGACCGCGACGAGGAAGCCTTGGCCCTGGCAGGCGCCAGATTGGAACCCTTCTCCGACCGTACTGACCTCGTTCACGCTGTCTATGACGAGATTGAGGACGTCCTGCTGGACCTTGGCATACCCGAAGTCCATGGCATTCTCATGGACCTTGGAGTCTCCTCCCTGCAGCTCGATGAGCGCGAGCGTGGCTTCGCTTACTCGTATGACGCCCCTCTGGATATGCGCATGGACACCAGCCGCGGCCAAACCGCAGCTGATGTGGTCAACAACTACACCGAAGACGAGCTGGTGCGCATCATCCGCAAGTGGGGTGAAGAGAAGTTCGCCGGACGGATCGCCAACCGGATCGTCAATGCCCGCACGGAGAAACCCTTTGCAACCACGGGGGAGCTCGTAGAGCAGATCCGCAGCGTTGTCCCTGCCGCTGCAGCCAAGAGTGGCGGACACCCCGCCAAGCGCACCTTCCAGGCGTTGCGGATTGAGGTCAACGAAGAACTGGATGTCCTGGAACGCGCAGTTCCGGCAGCAGTGGCCGCGACGGCCATGGGCGGTCGGATCGTGGTCATGTCCTACCACTCGCTGGAGGACAAGATCGTGAAGTCAGTCTTCCAATCAGGTTCCAAATCGTCGGCGCCACTTGGCTTCCCGGTGGAGCTTGAAGAACACAAACCCGAATTGAAGACCATCACCAAGGGCACGGAAGTGCCTACGGCAGCAGAAATCGCTGAAAATCCCCGCGCGGCGTCTGCCCGGCTAAGGGCAGTGGAGCGTATCAAACCGAGGAGAGACGCGTGAGCAACGCCGCAGCGAAGACTTTGCCCTCCACGGTGGGCAGCGCCGCCCGTAACCTTTCCGCGCCCGCGGAAAGGGCCGAGCCCGGTCGCAAGGCCCGTACGCCACTGTCGCTGGTACGCAGTGCCCCGGGCAGAAGAAGGACGCCGTTCGTCGTCCTTTGCTTTGTGGCGATGGCTGCCGCTCTCCTGACGGTCCTTGTACTGAACATCTCCGTGTCCACTGCGCAGTATCAGTTGGTGCAGCTGAAAGCGGAGGCTGCCACGCTGAACAAGGAAAACCAGGACCTGACACAGAAGAAGCAGAACTACGAAGCTCCGCAGAACCTGGCCGCGAAGGCTGCAGAATTGGGAATGGTTGCTTCCACAGTCAAGGGTCAGATCGATCTGAACACCATGGCAGTGACCGGTAAGGCATCACCGGCGGTTAAGGGTGATAACCCCGGTGCCCTGCTTGCTCCTCCGGCCGTTGAGGGGTTGATCGATGTGGTTCCGTCGGTGACTACCAAGGACCCGTTGGAAAGCCGCAAGCCGGAGGCAACTCCGGTGGCCCCGGCTGCAACGCCGACTACCCCGGCAGCAACCCCGGCGTCCCCTGCGGCCGCCCCGCCCGTTGAGCTCCACGGGGGATCGGTACCGGCACCCCAGCAAAAGGCTCCAGGGCAGTAGATCGTCAAACCACCGAAGCAGGGCCAGCAGCAAGGAATCAACGTGGCAAAGAACCCCGGCACATCGACAAAAACGAAGACGCCGGCGGCAAGAAAGCGGTTGCGCGTTGGCCTTGGCATCATGCTGACCCTGCTTCTTGTGGTGGGCGGCAAACTCTTCATGGTCCAGGGCCTGGATATGGGCGGGATGGCTGAAGCTGCCCTGGCGAGCCGCCTGACACCGCAAATACTCCCTGCTGAGCGGGGACAGATTGTGGATGCCAATGGCACAGTGCTGGCGAGTAGTGTGATCCGCTACAACATCGTGGTGGACCAGACCGTCAATACCAGCACGGAAACCTTCCACCGCTTCAATGAAAAGACTGAGAAGCTGGACGAGATCACTCGTGATCAGGGGATTGCCGACCTGGCCGGGCTTCTGGGCGCGGATGTAAGCACCATCCGCGAATCGTTGACCGGAGAGAAGCAGTACTTTGTGGTGGCAAAGGACGTCAAGCCGGAGCTGGAAGACCGGATTTCCAAACTCTATATCCCTGGCCTAAGCGCCGAAGGTGTCAGCAAGCGGGTTTATCCCAACGGCAGCGTTGCCGGCGGCGTGGTGGGTTTCCTCAAGGACGGAACCAGCGGTCAAGCCGGCATCGAACAGACCCAGGACGAGATTCTTCGTGGTGTTGAAGGAAAGCGTGTCTTCGAGATCGGTGCTGATGGCCTGAGGATTCCGGTGGCCACGGATGAACTCACCCCGGCCGTTGATGGAAGCGACGTCAAGCTGACACTGAACACGGACATTCAGTACTTTGCCCAACAGGCCATCCAGAGCCAAGTCAACAAGATGAACGCCGAGTGGGGTTCCATCGTTGTGATCGACACCAAGACGGGCAATCTCATTGCCTTGGCTGACACCAATTCGCCGGACCCCAATGACCCCGGGAAAGTTGATGCCAAGGATCGCGGCGTCAGGTCCGTGACGGCAGCGTACGAACCCGGTTCAGTGCAGAAGATGATTACCGCTGCCGCCGTGATCGAAGAGGGGAAGTCCTTTCCCCTGGATCACTTCACGATCCCCACGGCCTACACCATTGATGGGCAGACGTTCACCGACGCGTTCGAGCACGGCACCGAAGAACGTACCCTTGCCGGAATTCTTGGCTGGTCCATGAACACCGGAACCGTGATGGCGGGCAGCAGGCTCACCAAGGAACAACGGTACGACTGGTTGAAGAAATTCGGCATCGGCGAGCAGACGGACATCGGCCTACCCGCGGAAGCCACCGGCATTCTGGCCAAGCCCGAGCAGTGGGACGACCGCCAGCAGTACACGGTGCTTTTCGGGCAAGGTGTCTCCCAATCCACGCTCCAGACCGTGCGCGCCTTCCAAAGCATCGCCAATGATGGCGTGATGCTGCAGCCCAGGCTCATTGACAGCTACATCACCCCGGAGGGCGAGGAACAAAAGGTTCCCGCCAAGGACTCACGCGAGGTGGTTTCCAAGGAAACTGCCCAGCAAGTCCGGGACATCCTGGAAAGCGCCGTGACCGAGGGGCAGATCAAGGATGCAGCCATTGACGGCTACCGTGTGGGGGCCAAGACGGGAACGTCCCAGGCGCCCCGCGAGGATGGCCTGCCCGGGTTCGACGGTTTCACGGCCTCCATGGTTGGCATGGCACCCATGGATGACCCCAGGTTCATCGTGGAGGTGGTCCTCCAGCGCCCCAAGGGAAACATCTATGGCGTCACCAATGGTCCCGTGTTCCGATCAGTGATGTCACAGGTCCTGCGGACCTACAACGTGGCACCGTCCACCGGAACGCCCGCGCGGTTGCCGCAGTTCGTCAAGTAAGCTTCTTGGGCGTCTGTTTCGGCCAAATATCGATCCACCACTAACGGCCCGGGCGCCGCTGGCCCCCAGCCGGTCGTTTCACGAGCACCAACGGAGAACCACGTGTCAGAGCACAATGAGGCAGCTACCAACGCCACGACGCCGGACGCCGGCCAGACCGGCTTTCGTCCCGCATCCGTGGCTGCAGTGCCGTTGGCCACCATCGCGGAAACACTCGGTGTTGCCGTTCCTGATGCCGGTCAGGACAGGGGAGTAACCGGCATTACCCTCAATTCGAGGGCCGTCGAAGCCGGTGACCTTTATATGGCCCTGCCGGGCGCCTCCCGTCATGGTGCGGACTTCGTTCCGCAGGCAATCGAGGCAGGAGCGGTTGCCGTCGTCACGGACGACGACGGGGCGCGCCAACTGGCGCTGGCAGGTGAGCAGCCAGTACCGGTACTCATCGTTGCCGAGCCGCGAACCGCCGTCGGACGCCTGGCTGCCCTGATCTATCGCAGCCAGCCTGCCGATGGCGGGTTCCCGACGCTGTACGGCGTCACCGGCACCAACGGCAAGACCACCACTACCTATTTCATCAACTCCTTGCTGAGTGCTTTGGGTAAGAAGCCTGGCTTGATCGGGACCATCGAGATCCTTGCAGGCGGGCAACCGATCCCCAGTCTCCTCACGACGCCGGAATCCACGGATGTTCATGCGTTGCTGGCACTGATGCGCGAACGGGGATTGGATGCCGCATCCATGGAAGTCTCATCCCACGCCATCTCATTCCACCGCGTGGACGGAGTGATGTTCGACGTCGCCGGATTCACTAATCTGACCCAGGACCACCTGGACCTGCATGGCAGCATGGACGAGTACTTCCGGACCAAGGCTGAACTCTTCACTGCCGGAAGGGCCAGGCACGCCGTGGTCACGGTGGACGACGAGTGGGGCCGCAAGCTGGCCGGTACGGCCGACATCCCTGTCACCACCCTCGCAACCAAGCCCCTCGATGCAGGCAGCCCGGATGCCGACTGGAGGGTTGCGTCCACCGCGGCGCGTGGACTGGGTACGGAATTCGAGCTCAGTCACGCCGACGGACGGACCCTGCGCGTCCACACCGGCCTGCCTGGCGGGTTCAACGTGGCCAACGCAGCCTTGGCCACTCTCATGGTCCTGGCATCCGGGGTTGACGACATGACGCTCCAGGCTGCCTTGGAGACGCACGACCCCTTCACTGTGGCAGTTCCCGGACGCATGCAGCTCGTTTCGGCAGAGCCCGCCTCGGTTGTTGATTTTGCCCACAATCCCGACGCTTTGTCGCGTGCCCTGGAAGCCGTTCGCTCTCCCAAAGAGGGGTCCCGCGTCATCGTTGTCTTCGGGGCAACGGGTCAGCGCGACCAAGGCAAGCGCCCCACCATGGGTGCAATCGCTGCCCGCCTGGCCGACGTCGTGATTATCAGCGATGACGATCCCCACGACGAGGACGCGGCAGCAATCCGGGCCGAGGTCCTCCAGGGTGCCTACGATGCCCGGGATTCCGAGAAATTGAACAGCGAAATTATTGAGTCCTACCCTCGGGATGCCGCCATCAGGCTGGCCGTGGAAATGGCCACCAGCGATGACACCATTCTCATCGCCGGGCGTGGCCACGAGGTGTGGCAAGAGGTCAAGGGCGTAAATCTTGCCCTGGACGACAGAGTGGAGTTGCGGGCCGCCTTGACATCCAAGGGATTCAGCGTTTCAACGGACCAGCGGATAGAGTCCTAAACCGAGATGATTGCACTTACTGCGGCGGAGATCGCCGACATCACCCATGGCCGATTGACCGGAGATCCGGACGTCGTGCCCACTTCCGTCGTCACTGATTCCCGGGAAGCGACGCCCGGATCGATGTATGTGGCCAAACCCGGCGAGCACGCCGATGGACATGACTTCGTTGATGCCGCTTTCGAACGCGGTGCCGTTCTGGTTCTCGCCGAACGTGAAGTGGCCGACGCCGACGGCCGCCCGTATCCCGCCGTCGTGGTTGAGGACGCTGTCCTGGCCATGGGGGCACTGGCCGCGGAGTCCGTGAGCCGCATCCGTGCTGAGCGCAAGAGCCGAGGCGAGGACTTTACTGTCATCGGCATCACTGGTTCCGCGGGGAAAACCACCACCAAGGACCTCCTTGCCGGTGTGCTGTCCACCGCTGGCGCCACTGTGGCACCCCAGGGCTCCTACAACGGCGAGGTGGGCGTCCCGCTCACCGTCTTTGCCGCGGACGCCGGCACCCGCTTCCTGGTGATCGAGATGGGTGCTACGGGTCTGGGCCACATCAAGTACTTGGCTGAGATGGTCAAGCCGGATATCGGCGTGGTCCTCGTGGTTGGCACTGCCCACGCCGGTGAATTCGGTGGTGTGGAGAACATCGCCAAGACCAAAGGCGAACTCGTGGAAGCCTTGAGCGAGCACGGTACGGCCGTGATCAACCTCGATGATGGCCGGGTTGCTGCCATGCGCACCCGGACCAAGGCGAAGGTGCTCGGATTCACGGCCTCGCCAGCCACCACTGAAGAGGTGGAAGCACGCAACGTTGTGGTCAACGGGCAAGGATTCCCTGATTTTGATCTGGTCCTGCCCGACGGCGGCCCGTCCGTTGAGGTGCGCAGTCGCCTGATCGGTGGCCACCACGTCACCAATCTGTTGGCAGCAGCCGCAGCCGCGTTCGCCGCAGGCATCCCGGCCGCAGACATTGCGTCCTCGCTCAGCTCCCAGTCCGCAGCCAGCCGCTGGCGGATGGAGCGGACTGAACGTGAAGACGGCGTCACCATCATCAACGACGCTTACAACGCCAACCCCGAATCCATGCGGGCTGCCTTGCGTACGCTGGCCGATCTGGGACAAGGCAGAAGGACCTGGGCCGTTCTGGGAGCCATGCTTGAGCTGGGCGAAGACTCCATCCGTGAACACACCGCAGTGGGCACCCAGGTGGTGCGCCTGAACATTTCCAGGCTGGTGGTGGTGGGACGCGCAGCCCGTGCGCTCTACGTCTCAGCCATCCAGGAAGGGTCCTGGGGTGACGAGTGTTCCTTCACCGAGACAGTAGAAGAAGCCTACGAGCTGCTTCAAAATGAACTGGAACCCGGAGACCTGGTGCTCTTCAAGTCCTCCAACGGTGTGGGCCTGAGGCATTTGGGTGATCGGATAGCATTACCTCCACGGGCCGAGCCCACCGGAGAAAACGCGGATGAAGCTGCCGCAAGCGAAGGGAACGAGCTGCTGTGATTGCACTTTTGATCGGCGCCGGCGTCGCCCTACTGGTGGCCCTGATCGGGACACCGCTGTTTATTAAGTTCCTGGTGGCCAAGAGCTACGGACAATTCATCCGGGACGACGGACCGACGTCGCACCACACCAAGCGCGGTACGCCCACCATGGGCGGAACCGTGGTGGTGGCTGCCGTGCTGATCAGTTACTTCGTGACACACCTGATCATGTGGATGATGAATCCGGCCTCGGCCGGCCCCTCGGCATCGGGGCTCCTCCTGCTGTTCCTCATGGTGGGCATGGGTTTTGTTGGTTTCCTTGATGACTTCATCAAGATCTCCAACAAGCGCAGCCTTGGCCTGAACGCACGCGCCAAGCTGATCCTGCAGGCGGCCGTGGGCATCATCTTCGCGGTGCTGGTCCTTCAGTTCCCCAATGAGGACGGCCTGCGCCCCGCATCGACCCAAATCTCCCTGGTCCGCGACATCCCGTGGCTGGACCTCGCTTTCGGCGGCACAGTGGTGGGCGCCATCTTGTTCGTGCTCTGGTCAAACTTGATCATCACCGCAGCCACTAACGGCGTGAACCTTACCGACGGCCTTGACGGGTTGGCTGCCGGAGCGTCCATCATGGTCTTCGGCGCCTACACCATCATGGGGATTTGGCAGAGCAACCAAGCCTGCGGGTCACCCCGGGAAGCCGGCAGCGGGTGCTATCAGGTCCGCGACCCCATGGACCTTGCCATGCTGGCCGCGATACTCAGTGCGGCCCTGGTGGGTTTCCTCTGGTGGAATACCTCACCTGCCAAGATTTTCATGGGTGACACCGGTTCCTTGGCCATTGGCGGTGCCGTTGCGGCGTTCGCCATCCTGTCACGTACCGAACTCCTGCTGGCGTTCATTGGTGGTCTCTTTGTACTCATCACCCTGTCCGTCATCATTCAAGTGGGCTTCTTCAAGCTCAGTGGCGGAAAGCGTGTCTTCAAGATGGCCCCGCTGCAACACCACTTTGAATTGAAGGGCTGGGCGGAAGTCACGGTGGTGGTCCGGTTCTGGATTCTCGCCGGGCTCTTCGTGGCTGCGGGCCTTGGGATTTTCTATGCTGAATGGGTGGTGCTGCTGTGAACGATAGCCCGGAGATGACACCATCGAACGCTGACAGGCTTCACACGCTCACCAGCTGGGATGCTGACTGGGCAGGTCTGCGGGTTGTGGTGACCGGCATAGGTGTGTCCGGCTTCGCGGCTGCAGACACCCTCATCGAACTCGGTGCAAAGGTGGTAGTGGTTGACGCCGCCACCAGCACCAAGGCCTACGCCCAGGCCGACACCCTCAAGATTGTTGGTGCCGAGGATGTGCTGCTGGGGGAGGAGGCCGTGAAGGCCCTCCCGTTGATCGAGGAAAGTTTGCCGGACCTCGTGGTGACGTCTCCCGGTTGGCGCCCCGACCAAGCGCTGCTTGCCGCTGCGAAGCGTAAGCACATCCCGGTCTGGGGCGACGTTGAGCTCGCGTGGCGGCTTAGGGAGAGGGCCGGGCACAAGACCGCGGACTGGCTGACGATTACCGGGACCAACGGCAAGACCACCACGGTGGGTATGGCCGAATCCATGCTGCAGGCAGCCGGGCTCAAAGCTATCGCCGTCGGAAACGTCGGCACACCTATTCTCGACGCTCTCCGGGACCCGGTGGACTACGACGCCTTCGCTGTTGAGCTCTCCAGCTTCCAGCTGCATTGGAGTCACTCTCTGTCTCCTGTGGCAAGTGTTTGCCTGAACGTTGCCGAGGACCATGTTGATTGGCATGGCTCCTACGCCTCTTACCTCGCGGACAAAGCCAAGGTGTATGAGAACACCCAAAAGGCGGCGATATACAACGCCGAACAGATCGAAACCGAACGAATGGTGGAGAACGCCGACGTCGTTGAGGGGTGCCGGGCCATCGGCTTCACCACCAACACGCCTGCCATCAGCATGGTGGGTGTGGTGGATGGTCTGCTTGTTGACCGCGCGTTCATTGCCGAGCGTAAAGACTCTGCGGCGGAACTGGCCGCCATGTCCGATCTCGGTCCTGTTGCACCCCGCCATATGGTGGCCAACGCCCTCGCGGCAGCGGCCCTGGTCCGCGCCTACGGAGTTGATGCGGCAGCCGTGAAACAGGGCATTGCCAACTATCTGCCAGGTGCGCACCGCATCCAGCTCGTGGCCAACAGCAATGACGTCTTGTGGATCAACGACTCGAAGGCAACCAACCCGCACGCGGCCTCCGCCGCACTCTCTGCTTTTCAACGGGTGGTGTGGATTGCCGGCGGCCTGTCCAAGGGGGTCAACTACGACGACCTCGTCAAGGAACACGCGCCCAGGCTCAAAGCCGTGGTCCTCATTGGTACAGACACAGAGGCATTGGAGGGGGCCCTCCAGCGACACGCACCCGATGTCCCCGTTATCACGCCGTCCAAGGGCGACACTGAAGGAGTGCAGACCGCAGCCGGAGACGCCGCTTCGCCA is drawn from Arthrobacter sp. 31Y and contains these coding sequences:
- the murD gene encoding UDP-N-acetylmuramoyl-L-alanine--D-glutamate ligase: MGGAAVNDSPEMTPSNADRLHTLTSWDADWAGLRVVVTGIGVSGFAAADTLIELGAKVVVVDAATSTKAYAQADTLKIVGAEDVLLGEEAVKALPLIEESLPDLVVTSPGWRPDQALLAAAKRKHIPVWGDVELAWRLRERAGHKTADWLTITGTNGKTTTVGMAESMLQAAGLKAIAVGNVGTPILDALRDPVDYDAFAVELSSFQLHWSHSLSPVASVCLNVAEDHVDWHGSYASYLADKAKVYENTQKAAIYNAEQIETERMVENADVVEGCRAIGFTTNTPAISMVGVVDGLLVDRAFIAERKDSAAELAAMSDLGPVAPRHMVANALAAAALVRAYGVDAAAVKQGIANYLPGAHRIQLVANSNDVLWINDSKATNPHAASAALSAFQRVVWIAGGLSKGVNYDDLVKEHAPRLKAVVLIGTDTEALEGALQRHAPDVPVITPSKGDTEGVQTAAGDAASPIYGETIMARAVASAAEVATPGDTVLMAPAAASMDQFSSYAHRGDAFVLAVRELVEGQAPTTEE